A stretch of Physeter macrocephalus isolate SW-GA chromosome 8, ASM283717v5, whole genome shotgun sequence DNA encodes these proteins:
- the AHRR gene encoding aryl hydrocarbon receptor repressor isoform X4 — MSLHGFALVVSAEGMIFYASATIADYLGFHQTDVMHQNIYDYIHVDDRQDFCRQLHWAMDPPQAGCGQNLLSETGEDAVLGRLLRAQEGAAGWPTEYSAFLTRCFVCRVRCLLDSTSGFLTMQFQGKLKFLFGQKRRAPSGAALPPRLSLFCVVAPLPTAVKMQSVCLRAKHRVDVSATLDTKAKAAASLCEPELHGKPSYLAGRGNGGNGLSVFRRPADACHWGRLAPRAPCLCLWGGHDRLHPPPEGAAGDGRGEELGGVPRGPSCPRERRDVPPYGCHLETQGPSKHLNWTQGRHGQDGGTKLKLEPGKGDPFLPYPGTQGAVHAVRSPAGSHQPKAPPGPCAGRTSRALRDGHQGQAPPPTSCPFPQGSLEDGPPRPGGQHLPAGCYPTEDKLRGVPMPPGAPCNPTLSLDVPIKMESESGSEDAADGYSVSPSQAWLGAGDVAKRQLVTFPTRMHLKMEPDSRHPLYSPPLGPGLLGAHPRPSRELAPLYPAHCACLEPPPRLCAGGHHSPSLGCDCQAPRPAPVVKLEPLDSPPWAAHSQGGAPGMLPRGALATRMPPRDPECTFLP; from the exons ATG tCCCTCCACGGCTTTGCTCTGGTGGTAAGCGCGGAAGGGATGATATTCTACGCGTCAGCAACGATCGCGGACTATCTGGGCTTCCACCAG ACGGACGTGATGCACCAGAATATTTACGACTACATCCACGTGGACGATCGCCAGGACTTCTGCCGGCAGCTGCACTGGGCCATGGACCCTCCTCAGGCTGGATGTGGGCAGAACCTGCTCTCAGAGACAG GAGAGGACGCCGTCCTGGGGAGGCTGCTCCGGGCCCAGGAGGGCGCCGCGGGCTGGCCCACCGAGTACTCGGCCTTCCTGACGCGCTGCTTCGTCTGCCGCGTGCGCTGCCTGCTGGACAGCACCTCGGGCTTCCTG ACGATGCAGTTTCAAGGGAAACTAAAATTCCTGTTCGGGCAGAAGAGGAGGGCCCCGTCGGGGGCCGCCCTGCCCCCTCGGCTCTCCCTGTTCTGCGTCGTGGCGCCCCTGCCTACTGCGGTGAAGATGCAGAGTGTGTGTCTGAGGGCGAAGCACAGGGTGGACGTCTCGGCCACGCTGGACACAAA AGCAAAAGCTGCCGCAAGTCTCTGTGAACCAGAATTGCACGGGAAACCCAGTTACTTAGCAG GGAGGGGCAACGGAGGGAACGGCCTGTCCGTGTTCAGGAGGCCCGCGGACGCCTGCCACTGGGGCCGCCTTGccccccgggccccctgcctgtGCCTCTGGGGTGGCCACGACCGCCTCCATCCGCCCCCCGAGGGGGCCGCAGG GGATGGGCGAGGAGAGGAACTGGGCGGGGTGCCGAGGGGCCCCTCCTGCCCAAGGGAGCGGAGGGACGTCCCCCCGTACGGCTGCCACCTCGAGACACAGGGACCCTCGAAGCACCTGAACTGGACGCAGGGCAGACACGGTCAGGACGGCGGCACCAAGCTGAAGCTGGAGCCCGGCAAGGGTGACCCGTTCCTGCCCTACCCGGGCACACAGGGCGCTGTCCACGCCGTCAGGAGTCCAGCTGGCTCTCACCAGCCAAAGGCCCCCCCCGGGCCCTGCGCCGGCCGGACCAGCAGAGCCTTGCGGGATGGCCACCAGGGCCAggctccccctcccaccagctgCCCCTTCCCTCAGGGGAGCCTGGAGGACGGGCCTCCTCGGCCGGGAGGGCAGCATCTCCCCGCGGGGTGCTATCCCACTGAGGACAAGCTTCGAGGTGTCCCAATGCCCCCGGGAGCCCCGTGTAACCCCACATTGTCACTCGACGTGCCCATCAAGATGGAGAGCGAATCCGGGTCCGAGGACGCGGCGGACGGCTACTCTGTGTCCCCGAGCCAGGCGTGGCTGGGGGCCGGCGACGTGGCCAAGAGGCAGCTGGTCACTTTCCCTACCAGGATGCACCTGAAGATGGAGCCGGACTCCAGGCACCCCCTCTACAGCCCACCCCTGGGGCCCGGCCTGCTGGGGGCCCACCCCAGGCCCAGCAGGGAGCTGGCCCCGTTGTACCCCGCACACTGCGCCTGCCTGGAGCCTCCGCCCCGCCTCTGTGCCGGGGGCCACCACTCCCCCAGCCTGGGCTGTGACTGCCAGGCTCCCCGGCCTGCGCCTGTAGTCAAGCTTGAGCCCCTGGACTCGCCCCCGTGGGCCGCTCACAGCCAGGGTGGGGCGCCCGGGATGCTCCCCAGGGGCGCCTTGGCGACACGGATGCCACCCAGAGACCCCGAGTGCACATTCCTGCCGTAG
- the AHRR gene encoding aryl hydrocarbon receptor repressor isoform X3 produces MYEIFSISLIIKEVKIIMMSLHGFALVVSAEGMIFYASATIADYLGFHQTDVMHQNIYDYIHVDDRQDFCRQLHWAMDPPQAGCGQNLLSETGEDAVLGRLLRAQEGAAGWPTEYSAFLTRCFVCRVRCLLDSTSGFLTMQFQGKLKFLFGQKRRAPSGAALPPRLSLFCVVAPLPTAVKMQSVCLRAKHRVDVSATLDTKAKAAASLCEPELHGKPSYLAGRGNGGNGLSVFRRPADACHWGRLAPRAPCLCLWGGHDRLHPPPEGAAGDGRGEELGGVPRGPSCPRERRDVPPYGCHLETQGPSKHLNWTQGRHGQDGGTKLKLEPGKGDPFLPYPGTQGAVHAVRSPAGSHQPKAPPGPCAGRTSRALRDGHQGQAPPPTSCPFPQGSLEDGPPRPGGQHLPAGCYPTEDKLRGVPMPPGAPCNPTLSLDVPIKMESESGSEDAADGYSVSPSQAWLGAGDVAKRQLVTFPTRMHLKMEPDSRHPLYSPPLGPGLLGAHPRPSRELAPLYPAHCACLEPPPRLCAGGHHSPSLGCDCQAPRPAPVVKLEPLDSPPWAAHSQGGAPGMLPRGALATRMPPRDPECTFLP; encoded by the exons ATGTATGAAATTTTTTCAATCTCATTAATAATCAAAGAAGTGAAAATTATAATGATG tCCCTCCACGGCTTTGCTCTGGTGGTAAGCGCGGAAGGGATGATATTCTACGCGTCAGCAACGATCGCGGACTATCTGGGCTTCCACCAG ACGGACGTGATGCACCAGAATATTTACGACTACATCCACGTGGACGATCGCCAGGACTTCTGCCGGCAGCTGCACTGGGCCATGGACCCTCCTCAGGCTGGATGTGGGCAGAACCTGCTCTCAGAGACAG GAGAGGACGCCGTCCTGGGGAGGCTGCTCCGGGCCCAGGAGGGCGCCGCGGGCTGGCCCACCGAGTACTCGGCCTTCCTGACGCGCTGCTTCGTCTGCCGCGTGCGCTGCCTGCTGGACAGCACCTCGGGCTTCCTG ACGATGCAGTTTCAAGGGAAACTAAAATTCCTGTTCGGGCAGAAGAGGAGGGCCCCGTCGGGGGCCGCCCTGCCCCCTCGGCTCTCCCTGTTCTGCGTCGTGGCGCCCCTGCCTACTGCGGTGAAGATGCAGAGTGTGTGTCTGAGGGCGAAGCACAGGGTGGACGTCTCGGCCACGCTGGACACAAA AGCAAAAGCTGCCGCAAGTCTCTGTGAACCAGAATTGCACGGGAAACCCAGTTACTTAGCAG GGAGGGGCAACGGAGGGAACGGCCTGTCCGTGTTCAGGAGGCCCGCGGACGCCTGCCACTGGGGCCGCCTTGccccccgggccccctgcctgtGCCTCTGGGGTGGCCACGACCGCCTCCATCCGCCCCCCGAGGGGGCCGCAGG GGATGGGCGAGGAGAGGAACTGGGCGGGGTGCCGAGGGGCCCCTCCTGCCCAAGGGAGCGGAGGGACGTCCCCCCGTACGGCTGCCACCTCGAGACACAGGGACCCTCGAAGCACCTGAACTGGACGCAGGGCAGACACGGTCAGGACGGCGGCACCAAGCTGAAGCTGGAGCCCGGCAAGGGTGACCCGTTCCTGCCCTACCCGGGCACACAGGGCGCTGTCCACGCCGTCAGGAGTCCAGCTGGCTCTCACCAGCCAAAGGCCCCCCCCGGGCCCTGCGCCGGCCGGACCAGCAGAGCCTTGCGGGATGGCCACCAGGGCCAggctccccctcccaccagctgCCCCTTCCCTCAGGGGAGCCTGGAGGACGGGCCTCCTCGGCCGGGAGGGCAGCATCTCCCCGCGGGGTGCTATCCCACTGAGGACAAGCTTCGAGGTGTCCCAATGCCCCCGGGAGCCCCGTGTAACCCCACATTGTCACTCGACGTGCCCATCAAGATGGAGAGCGAATCCGGGTCCGAGGACGCGGCGGACGGCTACTCTGTGTCCCCGAGCCAGGCGTGGCTGGGGGCCGGCGACGTGGCCAAGAGGCAGCTGGTCACTTTCCCTACCAGGATGCACCTGAAGATGGAGCCGGACTCCAGGCACCCCCTCTACAGCCCACCCCTGGGGCCCGGCCTGCTGGGGGCCCACCCCAGGCCCAGCAGGGAGCTGGCCCCGTTGTACCCCGCACACTGCGCCTGCCTGGAGCCTCCGCCCCGCCTCTGTGCCGGGGGCCACCACTCCCCCAGCCTGGGCTGTGACTGCCAGGCTCCCCGGCCTGCGCCTGTAGTCAAGCTTGAGCCCCTGGACTCGCCCCCGTGGGCCGCTCACAGCCAGGGTGGGGCGCCCGGGATGCTCCCCAGGGGCGCCTTGGCGACACGGATGCCACCCAGAGACCCCGAGTGCACATTCCTGCCGTAG